In Terriglobales bacterium, one DNA window encodes the following:
- a CDS encoding DUF1059 domain-containing protein yields MSDNPKNKSGSGKLDYGANNPTGGTNENTGNINPQGPTSGTENYSRDKKKSQQTTAGDEDSPLDDDRNAQSWTSRNLDAPGDMGAGPVSPNAGDIQDESGDLTPGTSETPGAGTGATGDRHSYRCSDAGNADCRWETSMASANELWADIERHHRDVHGKPTLDEASRGRIQDAIHTRRAA; encoded by the coding sequence TTGAGCGACAATCCCAAAAACAAATCCGGTTCCGGTAAGCTCGATTACGGCGCAAATAACCCGACCGGTGGCACGAACGAGAACACCGGCAATATCAATCCTCAAGGCCCGACCTCCGGAACCGAGAACTACAGCCGCGACAAGAAGAAGTCTCAGCAGACTACAGCCGGTGATGAGGACTCGCCTCTCGACGACGACCGCAATGCGCAAAGCTGGACTTCGCGCAATCTAGACGCTCCGGGCGACATGGGCGCAGGTCCGGTTTCACCGAATGCCGGTGACATTCAGGACGAAAGCGGCGACCTAACTCCGGGCACAAGTGAAACGCCCGGCGCTGGCACAGGAGCGACCGGCGACCGCCATAGCTATCGCTGCTCCGATGCGGGTAACGCCGACTGCCGTTGGGAGACTTCCATGGCATCGGCCAATGAACTTTGGGCGGACATCGAGCGCCATCATCGCGACGTCCATGGCAAGCCCACTTTGGACGAAGCCAGCCGCGGCCGCATACAAGACGCGATCCACACGCGTCGCGCAGCATAG
- a CDS encoding sigma-70 family RNA polymerase sigma factor — MASIIINAKLTGFAYEIPALMERTASLKAIYQQHQNRIYNLAFYLTDNELAAEELTSRVFLNTFAVNSTPSAEVLDTALVNEIRSTAPIGDLTLDEPVANQTANARKNVKRAVLERAVVQIPHTERLIFLMHDVEGYDHSRIARTLGINTDESKRGLHQARLALRRAVSEIKF; from the coding sequence ATGGCGAGCATCATCATCAACGCAAAACTTACAGGGTTTGCTTACGAAATTCCCGCTCTGATGGAGCGTACGGCCAGCCTGAAGGCCATCTACCAACAGCACCAGAACCGGATCTACAACTTAGCTTTTTATTTGACTGATAACGAACTTGCCGCGGAAGAATTGACGTCGCGGGTATTCCTGAATACATTCGCCGTTAACTCGACGCCTTCGGCTGAAGTGCTGGATACGGCACTGGTGAATGAGATCCGCTCTACCGCTCCCATTGGAGACTTGACGCTGGACGAGCCCGTTGCCAACCAAACTGCCAATGCTCGCAAGAATGTGAAACGTGCCGTGCTCGAACGCGCGGTTGTGCAGATTCCGCACACAGAGAGACTGATTTTCCTGATGCACGACGTAGAAGGCTACGATCACAGCCGCATTGCCCGCACCCTGGGCATCAACACAGACGAATCGAAACGAGGACTGCACCAAGCGCGCCTGGCACTGCGGCGAGCGGTGTCCGAAATAAAGTTCTGA
- a CDS encoding DUF885 domain-containing protein, which yields MRKILLFAMLTVALMATAQKKPMATDTTQRDPKFAKMAEQYMYDSLALSPVNASYAGHHKHTDPKTKKIIELDAILDDVSSKAYEEQVAFYKNWQKRFKSEVKVDSLNLQDQADWLLINDNIAFSLLQLEKIQDHRYKPTVFVELIGNALFLPLSQSYDSQEVRAGHVLSRVEQIPRFVEQVKKILVEADPIYIETAKLENEGNIDLIQTTVKEAIPAGSNLQAKYDKAVPKAIAALKDLTAWFDNDLAKRKTTRTWRLGPDLYQEKFRLVMQTPVTPEQVLDTAEKELKSTRAEMLEIALPMHKQMYPDHTDHSDLAEHQRENTIISETLAKVSDEHTQRDKLIDTVKGDIEGIRQFIRDKKIVALSDRENLKVIPTPPFMRGIYSVAGFASAPPLEPNAEAQYWVTPIDPKTPEDQAESKLREYNKYALLWLTIHEALPGHYIQFEHANSLQPEGRRVLRALFGNGAYVEGWAEYIAQVMMDEGFLDNNPKFHLVMRKLRLRLLANSILDVRMHTRNMTDEQAMDLMVKDCFQTQAEADGKLRRAKLSSTQVPTYYVGKKDWLQLRKDYQDAMGAKFNMAEFHNMVLDQGPVPIMYLRKIVMPQ from the coding sequence ATGCGCAAAATTCTTCTATTCGCGATGTTAACTGTTGCACTGATGGCGACAGCACAAAAGAAACCCATGGCTACCGACACGACACAGCGTGACCCAAAGTTCGCCAAGATGGCCGAACAATATATGTACGATTCGCTGGCCCTTTCGCCGGTAAACGCTAGCTATGCGGGACACCACAAGCACACTGATCCGAAGACAAAGAAGATCATCGAGCTAGACGCGATTCTGGATGACGTGAGTTCGAAGGCCTATGAAGAACAGGTCGCGTTCTACAAGAATTGGCAAAAGCGGTTTAAGTCCGAAGTGAAAGTCGACTCGTTGAATCTGCAGGATCAGGCTGACTGGTTGCTGATCAACGACAATATCGCGTTTTCGCTGCTGCAACTGGAGAAAATTCAGGACCATCGTTACAAGCCCACCGTATTTGTGGAACTGATCGGTAATGCGCTTTTCCTGCCATTGTCCCAGAGCTATGACTCGCAGGAGGTGCGGGCTGGGCACGTTTTGTCACGTGTGGAGCAGATACCGCGGTTTGTGGAGCAGGTGAAGAAAATCCTCGTCGAGGCGGACCCGATCTATATCGAGACTGCCAAATTGGAAAACGAAGGCAACATCGACCTGATCCAGACGACTGTGAAAGAAGCGATCCCGGCGGGCTCGAATTTGCAGGCGAAGTACGACAAGGCCGTGCCAAAAGCGATTGCGGCGCTGAAGGATTTGACCGCATGGTTCGACAACGATCTGGCGAAACGAAAGACGACTCGCACGTGGCGGCTTGGTCCCGACCTTTACCAGGAGAAGTTCCGCCTGGTCATGCAAACGCCGGTGACGCCGGAACAAGTGCTGGACACGGCCGAGAAGGAACTGAAGTCGACCAGGGCGGAAATGCTTGAGATCGCCTTGCCGATGCATAAGCAGATGTACCCGGACCATACGGACCACAGTGATCTGGCTGAGCACCAGCGCGAGAACACGATCATCAGCGAGACGCTGGCGAAGGTATCCGATGAGCATACGCAGCGCGACAAACTGATCGACACGGTGAAGGGCGACATCGAGGGCATTAGGCAGTTCATCCGCGACAAGAAAATCGTTGCACTGAGCGATCGCGAGAACCTGAAGGTGATCCCGACTCCTCCGTTTATGCGCGGGATTTATTCCGTGGCAGGATTCGCGAGCGCGCCTCCGCTGGAGCCGAATGCTGAGGCACAGTACTGGGTGACGCCGATTGATCCGAAAACGCCGGAAGATCAAGCGGAGTCGAAGCTACGCGAGTACAACAAGTATGCGCTGCTGTGGCTGACGATCCACGAAGCGCTGCCCGGACATTACATCCAGTTTGAACACGCGAACAGCCTGCAACCGGAGGGGCGGCGAGTGCTGCGCGCGCTGTTCGGAAATGGTGCCTACGTTGAAGGATGGGCCGAGTACATCGCGCAGGTGATGATGGATGAAGGCTTCCTGGATAACAATCCGAAGTTTCATCTGGTTATGCGGAAGCTGCGGCTGAGACTGCTGGCGAATTCGATTCTCGACGTGCGCATGCATACCCGGAACATGACCGATGAGCAGGCGATGGACCTGATGGTGAAGGACTGCTTCCAGACGCAGGCCGAGGCCGACGGGAAACTGCGGCGGGCGAAGCTGAGCTCAACACAGGTGCCGACCTACTATGTCGGAAAGAAAGACTGGCTCCAGTTGCGGAAGGATTATCAGGACGCAATGGGTGCAAAGTTCAATATGGCCGAGTTCCACAATATGGTGCTCGATCAGGGGCCCGTGCCGATCATGTATCTGCGGAAGATTGTGATGCCGCAATAA